Proteins encoded in a region of the Roseateles sp. SL47 genome:
- a CDS encoding beta-ketoacyl-ACP synthase III encodes MHSVVISGTGLYQPPHVITNAELVESFNRYVDLQNAQHADAIAAGTREPLVYSSVEFIEKASGIKQRYVIEKEGVLDPTRMYPRFEERADDQLSLMAEIAVDAARKALAAAGRQPQDVDAVFCAAANMQRAYPAMAVEIQAALGAGGYGFDMNVACSSATFALEQAYNAVRSGASRCVLVVNPEITSAHLEWKDRDCHFIFGDVCTAVVVERAETAVGAEQWEILGTHLATQFSNNIRNNFGFMNKGEDSDPDARDKTFRQEGRKVFKEVVPIAAAHIENHLATLHIQPNDVSRYWLHQANLGMNQLVIKKLVGGEAGAQIAPLILDTYANTASAGSIIAFHEHRGDLRSGDLGVICSFGAGYSVGSVIVKKR; translated from the coding sequence ATGCACTCCGTCGTCATCAGCGGTACCGGCCTCTACCAGCCGCCCCACGTCATCACCAACGCCGAGCTGGTGGAGTCCTTCAACCGCTATGTGGATCTGCAAAACGCCCAGCATGCCGACGCCATTGCCGCCGGCACGCGGGAGCCGCTGGTCTACTCAAGCGTGGAATTCATCGAGAAGGCCTCCGGCATCAAGCAGCGCTATGTGATCGAGAAAGAGGGCGTGCTGGACCCCACCCGCATGTATCCCCGTTTCGAGGAGCGCGCCGACGATCAACTGTCGCTGATGGCTGAAATCGCGGTGGATGCCGCCCGCAAGGCCCTGGCGGCGGCCGGCCGCCAGCCGCAGGACGTGGACGCCGTGTTCTGCGCGGCGGCCAACATGCAGCGGGCCTATCCCGCCATGGCGGTGGAAATCCAGGCGGCCCTGGGCGCTGGCGGCTATGGGTTTGACATGAACGTGGCCTGCTCCTCGGCCACCTTTGCGCTGGAGCAGGCCTACAACGCGGTGCGTTCGGGCGCTTCCAGGTGCGTCCTGGTGGTCAATCCGGAAATCACCTCCGCCCATCTGGAGTGGAAGGACCGGGACTGCCACTTCATCTTCGGTGACGTGTGCACCGCCGTGGTGGTGGAACGCGCCGAGACCGCCGTGGGCGCCGAACAATGGGAGATTCTGGGCACCCATCTGGCCACCCAGTTCTCCAACAACATCCGCAACAACTTCGGCTTCATGAACAAGGGCGAAGACAGCGACCCCGACGCCCGCGACAAGACCTTCCGCCAGGAAGGGCGCAAGGTCTTCAAGGAAGTGGTGCCGATTGCAGCGGCGCACATCGAGAACCACCTGGCCACCCTGCACATCCAGCCGAACGACGTCAGCCGTTATTGGCTGCACCAGGCCAACCTTGGGATGAACCAACTGGTGATCAAGAAGCTGGTGGGGGGCGAAGCGGGTGCCCAGATTGCGCCGCTGATCCTGGACACCTATGCCAACACCGCCTCGGCGGGGTCGATCATCGCCTTCCATGAGCACCGGGGCGACCTTCGCTCGGGCGATCTGGGCGTGATCTGCTCCTTCGGCGCCGGGTATTCGGTCGGCAGCGTCATCGTCAAGAAGCGTTGA